Proteins encoded within one genomic window of Oncorhynchus nerka isolate Pitt River unplaced genomic scaffold, Oner_Uvic_2.0 unplaced_scaffold_1514, whole genome shotgun sequence:
- the LOC135568526 gene encoding NACHT, LRR and PYD domains-containing protein 12-like, which yields MTFVKNELKMFKRILSAELPEGFESQIQDEEVVDPEDEKQESRPGQQNQTKSSVFSSLFREKPKVTEVTFYKSAVDKALRSEAGNLDLFLRFLLGLSLESNQKHLRGLLTKTRSSSQSHEDTVEYIKEKIRENPSPERSINLFHCLNELNDHSLVEEIQRYLRSGSLSKPNLSPAQWSALVFVLLTSEKELDVFDLKKFSRSEEGLLRLLPVVKASRAVLLSGCGVTEEGCASLVSALRSNPSHLRELDLSNNDLKDSGVKLLSAGLGNPHCKLETLRLTGCKLTDTSCEVLASALSSNPSHLRELDLSNNDLKDSGVKLLSAGLGNPHCKLETLRLSGCLVTEEGCASLVSALRSNPSHLRELDLSYNHPGDSGVRLLSAGLEDPHCRLEKLNVEHGGENRMKPGLRKYVCDLTLDLNTVNRLLSLSEGNRKVTWRREKQPYPDHPERFEDCGQVLCREGLTGRCYWEVEWRGGAVIGVTYKGISRRGWGLDCWLGYNDKSWSLFCSDNSYIAWHNNNVTTIDVPSSSSHRVGVYLDWPAGTLSFYRASSDTLTHLYTFTSTFTEPLYPGIGVHDVDSSVSLK from the exons atgacatttgtgaagaacgagctaaagatgttcaagaggattcttagtgcagaactcccagaaggctttgagagtcagatTCAGGATGAGGAAGTGGTGGACCctgaagatgagaagcaggagagca gacctggccagcagaatcaaACAAAGTCCAGTGTCTTTTCTTCACTGTTCAGAGAGAAGCCTAAAGTTACTGAAGTTACtttctacaagagtgctgtggataaagccttacgAAGTGAGGcaggaaacctggaccttttcctccgcttccttctgggcctctcactggagtccaatcagaagcacttacgaggtctactgacaaagaccagaagcagctcacagagccatgaagacACAGTCgagtacatcaaggagaagatcagggagaatccctctccagagaggagcatcaatctgttccactgtctgaatgaactgaatgaccattctctagtaGAGGAGATCCAAAGAtacctgagatcaggaagtctctcaaaacccaacctgtcacctgcacagtggtcagctctggtctttgtgttgctgacttcagaaaaggagctggatgtgtttgacctgaagaaattctccagatcagaggaaggtcttctgaggctgctgccagtggtcaaagcctccagagctgttct gctgtcaggctgtggagtcacagaggaaggctgtgcttctctggtctcagctctgaggtcaaacccctcacacctgagagagctggatctgagtaacaatgacctgaaggattcaggagtgaagctgctctctgctggactggggaatccccactgtaaactggagactctgag ACTCACTGGCTGTAAactcacagacacatcctgtgAAGTGTTGGCCTCAGCTCTcagttcaaacccctcacacctgagagagctggatctgagtaacaatgacctgaaggattcaggagtgaagctgctctctgctggactggggaatccccactgtaaactggagactctgag gctgtcaggctgtctagtcacagaggaaggctgtgcttctctggtctcagctctgaggtcaaacccctcacacctgagagagctggacctgagctacaatcacccaggagactcaggagtcagactgctctctgctggactggaggatccacactgcagactggagaaactcaa tgtggaacatggtggagagaacagaatgaaacctgggcttagaaaat atgtctgtgatctcacactggacctaaacacagtaaacagactcctctctctgtctgaggggaacagaaaggtgacatggaggagagagaagcagccgtatcctgatcacccagagagatttgaggactgtggacaggtgctgtgtagagagggtctgactgggcgctgttactgggaggtagagtggaggggaggggctgttataggagtgacatataaaggaatcagcaggagaggatggggtctTGACTGTTGGCTTGgatacaatgacaagtcctggagtctgttcTGCTCAGACAACAGTTACATTGCCTGGCACAATAATAATGTcactaccatagacgtcccctcctccagctcccacagagtaggagtgtatctggactggccagccggcactctgtccttctatagagcctcctctgacacactgacccacctgtacacattcacctccacattcactgagcccctctatccagggatTGGGGTTCATGATGTTGACTCTTCAGTGTCCCTGAAAtaa